A genomic stretch from Coffea arabica cultivar ET-39 chromosome 10c, Coffea Arabica ET-39 HiFi, whole genome shotgun sequence includes:
- the LOC113712101 gene encoding uncharacterized protein: MGKKELLKSAPWRVEEEQDDKFKDAKLKVTNQPGSTPIMHVPGKKLSKSKNGVADDGDDSLTEMDPELRYSFQRNFQFLQRVFSMDTLVKPLPPAMAYYASRNLNFFTRIFTQFFDTEGIAAAQKSLGIGQEEKIRKVR, from the exons ATGGGGAAGAAAGAGCTGCTGAAGTCTGCGCCATGGAGGGTGGAGGAAGAGCAAGACGATAAATTCAAAGACGCCAAGCTAAAAGTCACCAATCAGCCCGGTTCAACTCCTATTATGCACGTCCCCGGCAAGAAGCTTTCCAAGTCCAAAAACGGCGTCGCTGATGACGGTGATGATTCCCTCACTGAAATGGACCCTGAACTTCGTTACAGCTTCCAGCGTAATTTCCAG TTTCTTCAGCGTGTATTCAGCATGGATACTCTTGTGAAACCTCTTCCTCCTGCAATGGCATACTATGCCTCCCGCAACTTGAATTTCTTTACTCGCATCTTTACCCAATTTTTCG ATACTGAAGGTATTGCTGCTGCTCAGAAGTCTCTTGGAATaggacaagaagaaaaaatccGTAAAGTTCGATGA
- the LOC113711232 gene encoding uncharacterized protein has translation MATVLRPRPVAGYFPWSPVPAPLAPSRPAFSCKVNKSKTIGNDVVPYPKPAPISVVVVDTWIACGALQRLFPALLLSFPFPANIGKRELLKSAPWRVEEEEDDKFEDAKLKVTNQPGSTPVMHVPGKKLSKSKNGVADDGDDSLTEMDPELRYSFQRNFQFLQRVFSMDTLVKPFPPAMGDYASHNLNFFTRIFSQFFDNEDIAAAQKSLGIGQEEKIRKVR, from the exons ATGGCAACGGTCCTCCGTCCCCGCCCTGTTGCCGGCTACTTCCCCTGGTCTCCGGTGCCCGCTCCCCTCGCCCCGTCCCGTCCCGCTTTTTCCTGCAag GTAAACAAATCGAAAACAATTGGAAACGACGTAGTTCCCTATCCAAAGCCAGCTCCCATATCTGTTGTCGTCGTCGATACGTGGATCGCTTGCGGTGCTCTGCAAAGGCTTTTTCCTGCTTTGCTTTTGAGTTTTCCATTTCCAGCCAATATTGGGAAGAGAGAGCTGCTGAAGTCTGCGCCATGGAGggtggaggaagaagaagacgatAAATTCGAAGACGCCAAGCTAAAAGTCACCAATCAGCCCGGTTCAACTCCTGTTATGCACGTCCCCGGCAAGAAGCTTTCCAAGTCCAAAAACGGCGTTGCTGATGACGGTGATGATTCGCTCACTGAAATGGACCCTGAACTTCGTTACAGCTTCCAGCGTAATTTCCAG TTTCTTCAGCGTGTATTCAGCATGGATACTCTTGTGAAACCTTTTCCTCCTGCAATGGGGGACTATGCCTCCCACaacttgaatttcttcactCGCATCTTTAGCCAATTTTTCG ATAATGAAGATATTGCAGCTGCTCAGAAGTCTCTTGGAATaggacaagaagaaaaaatccGTAAAGTTCGATGA
- the LOC113712102 gene encoding uncharacterized protein, producing the protein MEFKLSQSSLPRTLVVIRSSVLVKVSRKVSNHKNFRLHAQRWRCQIRGMSSKGRHSVLKHVVKEGETLTSISKLYGVAIYEIAAANKDIVDVDLVFEGQHLNIPLSTAVPLQMQKSERALSSDPSLDERTSRLELFSSCLNQKMFSFLSVHNLSYAKSTGYFLVLVPLIAFCIRCIIGALCNRVAGDMKHNVNESEEHHHGSKRIRWKFALQDLKDPDALDTGTRPDYDYPSEDEAQVNTKDLSQDYSELERDYEKFLSECGISRWGYWRGGSPT; encoded by the exons ATGGAATTTAAGTTGAGCCAATCATCTCTTCCAAGAACCTTAGTAGTAATAAGATCTTCTGTGTTAGTAAAAGTTAGCAGAAAAGTTTCTAATCACAAGAACTTTCGTTTGCATGCTCAG AGATGGAGGTGTCAAATACGGGGGATGTCTTCAAAGGGGCGGCACTCAGTGCTTAAACATGTGGTCAAAGA AGGTGAAACTTTGACTTCCATTTCAAAGCTATATGGGGTAGCCATTTATGAAATTGCTGCTGCTAATAAGGACATTGTTGATGTTGACCTTGTTTTTGAGGGCCAACATCTGAACATTCCCTTATCCACTGCAGTACCTTTGCAAATG CAAAAGAGTGAGCGAGCCCTATCATCTGACCCTTCTCTTGATGAAAGAACTTCAAGACTGGAATTGTTTAGTAGCTGCTTGAACCAGAAAATGTTCAGTTTCTTGTCCGTTCATAATTTATCCTAT GCTAAAAGCACTGGTTATTTTCTAGTTCTGGTTCCCCTGATAGCCTTTTGCATCAGATGCATAATTGGTGCCTTATGCAATAGAGTTGCTGGAGATATGAAACATAATGTAAATGAATCAGAAGAGCATCACCATGGATCTAAAAGAATCAGGTGGAAATTTGCTCTTCAGGATTTGAAGGATCCAGATGCACTGGATACTGGCACAAGACCCGACTATGAT TACCCATCAGAGGATGAAGCTCAGGTCAATACCAAAGATCTTAGTCAGGATTACAGTGAGCTTGAGCGTGATTATGAGAAATTCCTTTCAGAATGTGGAATTAGCAGGTGGGGTTACTGGCGTGGAGGTTCTCCCACATAG
- the LOC113712104 gene encoding carbamoyl phosphate synthase arginine-specific large chain, chloroplastic-like: MAYCVNHCENVSLRLISSSQPYSFNSTKNHLSNSNLFKLFFNATKPATKWSVVSHLNFQCRPLFLHSAKLNWRVKVNSIRCEKGAVCDSNGSMNGGVFGSQKVGKRADIKKILILGAGPIVIGQACEFDYSGTQACKALREEGYEVILINSNPATIMTDPEMADRTYIEPMTPELVEQVLEKERPDALLPTMGGQTALNLAVALAESGALDKYGIELIGAKLEAIKKAEDRDLFKQAMKNIGLKTPPSGIGTTMEECFEIANSIGEFPLIIRPAFTLGGTGGGIAYNREEFEAICKSGLAASLTSQVLVEKSLLGWKEYELEVMRDLADNVVIICSIENIDPMGVHTGDSITVAPAQTLTDKEYQRLRDYSIAIIREIGVECGGSNVQFAINPEDGEVMVIEMNPRVSRSSALASKATGFPIAKMAAKLSVGYSLDQIPNDITKKTPASFEPSIDYVVTKIPRFAFEKFPGSEPILTTQMKSVGESMAVGRTFQESFQKAVRSLECGYPGWGCSQIKELDWDWDRLRYSLRVPSPDRIHAIYAAMKRGMKVNDIHELSYIDKWFLTQLKELVDVEQYLLSQKLSDLTKDDLYEVKKRGFSDKQIAFATKTTEKEVRVKRLSLGVKPAYKRVDTCAAEFEANTPYMYSSYDFECESAPTQRKKVLILGGGPNRIGQGIEFDYCCCHTSFALQDAGYETIMMNSNPETVSTDYDTSDRLYFEPLTVEDVLNIIDLEGPDGIIVQFGGQTPLKLALPIQQYLDEQKPKCKSGAGYVGIWGTSPDSIDAAEDRERFNAISEELQIEQPKGGIAKSEQDALAIAADIGYPVVVRPSYVLGGRAMEIVYSDDKLVRYLETAVEVDPERPVLIDKYLSDAIEIDVDALADSHGNVVIGGIMEHIEQAGVHSGDSACMIPTKTVSPSCLDTIRSWTTKLARRLNVCGLMNCQYAITASGEVFLLEANPRGSRTVPFVSKAIGHPLAKYASLVMSGKSLHELQFTQEVIPRHVSVKEAVLPFEKFQGCDVLLGPEMHSTGEVMGIYFESSIAFAKAQIAAGQKLPLSGTLFLSLNDLTKLQIPTIAQAFLALGFNIIATSGTAHVLELEGIPVERVLKMHEGRPHAGDMIANGQIQLIVITSSSDDLDQIDGRKLRRMALAYKIPTITTVAGALATAEAIKSLKCNKIEMSALQDYFDSEKKAGSYQNMQSASSTVVVE; this comes from the exons ATGGCCTATTGTGTCAATCATTGTGAAAACGTTTCGTTGAGGCTCATTTCATCATCACAGCCCTACAGTTTCAactccaccaaaaatcatttatCAAATTCCAAtctttttaagttatttttcaatgccACCAAGCCAGCTACCAAGTGGAGTGTGGTATCACATTTGAACTTTCAATGCCGTCCATTGTTTCTGCATTCTGCGAAATTGAACTGGAGAGTGAAGGTGAATTCAATTCGATGTGAGAAAGGTGCTGTTTGTGATAGCAATGGTTCGATGAATGGAGGGGTTTTCGGTAGCCAAAAAGTTGGGAAGAGGGCAGATATCAAAAAGATTTTAATTTTAGGTGCAGGGCCTATTGTGATTGGGCAAGCTTGTGAGTTCGATTATTCAGGGACTCAGGCTTGTAAAGCACTAAGGGAGGAGGGTTATGAGGTGATCCTCATCAATTCGAATCCTGCCACTATAATGACGGATCCAGAGATGGCTGATAGGACTTATATTGAACCTATGACACCAGAGCTGGTTGAGCAAGTGCTGGAGAAGGAGAGGCCTGATGCTTTATTGCCAACGATGGGAGGGCAGACGGCTCTTAACCTTGCTGTGGCATTGGCTGAAAGTGGGGCGCTGGACAAATATGGCATTGAGTTGATTGGGGCTAAGCTCGAAGCAATCAAGAAGGCCGAGGATCGGGATTTATTCAAGCAAGCTATGAAAAATATTGGGCTAAAGACTCCTCCTTCGGGGATTGGGACTACTATGGAGGAGTGTTTTGAGATAGCAAATTCTATTGGGGAGTTTCCATTGATTATTCGACCAGCTTTTACACTGGGAGGAACTGGAGGTGGTATTGCTTATAACAGGGAGGAGTTTGAGGCAATATGCAAGTCGGGGCTTGCAGCTAGCTTGACTTCTCAGGTTTTGGTGGAGAAGTCCCTTTTGGGATGGAAAGAATATGAGCTTGAAGTTATGAGAGACTTGGCAGATAATGTCGTTATTATCTGTTCAATTGAGAATATTGACCCAATGGGGGTCCATACTGGGGACTCTATCACTGTAGCTCCAGCACAGACTTTGACAGACAAAGAGTACCAGCGGCTTAGGGATTACTCTATTGCTATTATCAGGGAAATCGGGGTTGAATGTGGTGGTTCAAATGTTCAGTTTGCCATCAATCCTGAAGATGGAGAGGTAATGGTGATTGAGATGAATCCTAGAGTTTCAAGGTCTTCAGCTTTAGCTTCCAAAGCTACTGGTTTTCCCATAGCAAAGATGGCTGCTAAACTTTCGGTTGGTTACTCCTTGGATCAGATTCCTAATGACATCACTAAGAAAACACCCGCTAGTTTTGAACCTTCTATAGATTATGTGGTTACCAAG ATACCCCGTTTTGCATTTGAGAAGTTCCCAGGCTCGGAGCCTATTCTAACAACCCAAATGAAGTCTGTTGGTGAATCAATGGCTGTTGGTCGGACATTCCAAGAATCCTTTCAGAAGGCTGTTCGTTCACTTGAGTGTGGCTACCCTGGGTGGGGTTGCTCACAAATCAAGGAATTGGATTGGGATTGGGATCGCCTGAGGTACAGCCTCAGAGTCCCTAGTCCAGACCGCATCCACGCTATTTATGCAGCAATGAAGAGGGGAATGAAGGTGAATGACATCCATGAGCTGAGTTACATTGACAAGTGGTTCTTGACTCAGCTGAAGGAGCTTGTAGATGTGGAACAATATCTTTTGTCTCAGAAGTTGTCTGATTTAACAAAGGATGACCTCTATGAAGTGAAAAAGAGAGGTTTCAGTGATAAACAGATAGCTTTTGCTACAAAAACCACAGAGAAAGAAGTTCGGGTAAAGCGGTTATCATTGGGTGTTAAACCAGCATATAAGCGAGTTGATACATGTGCTGCCGAATTTGAGGCTAATACTCCTTACATGTACTCATCTTATGACTTTGAGTGTGAATCAGCTCCCACCCAAAGAAAAAAGGTTCTGATTTTAGGCGGTGGACCAAATCGGATTGGTCAAGGGATTGAATTTGATTACTGCTGCTGCCATACATCATTTGCCCTCCAG GATGCAGGCTATGAGACAATCATGATGAATTCGAATCCTGAAACAGTATCTACAGATTATGATACAAGTGATCGTCTCTATTTTGAACCACTGACAGTTGAAGATGTTCTCAACATAATAGATTTGGAGGGGCCTGATGGGATAATTGTGCAGTTTGGAGGTCAAACACCGTTGAAGCTGGCTCTTCCAATTCAGCAATACTTAGACGAGCAGAAGCCAAAATGCAAAAGTGGTGCTGGATATGTTGGTATTTGGGGTACGTCACCTGATTCCATTGATGCTGCTGAGGACAGGGAGAGATTCAATGCTATCAGTGAGGAATTGCAGATTGAGCAGCCAAAAGGGGGCATTGCCAAGAGTGAACAAGATGCTCTTGCTATTGCAGCAGATATAGGGTACCCAGTGGTTGTCAGACCTTCCTATGTATTGGGTGGCCGAGCGATGGAGATTGTTTACAGTGATGACAAGCTGGTGAGATACCTTGAAACAGCTGTGGAGGTGGATCCAGAGCGTCCTGTTTTAATTGACAAATATTTATCTGATGCTATAGAAATTGATGTTGACGCACTTGCTGACTCACACGGCAATGTTGTAATTGGTGGAATAATGGAGCACATTGAGCAAGCTGGTGTCCATTCAGGTGATTCAGCTTGCATGATTCCCACAAAAACTGTTTCTCCATCATGTTTGGACACAATCAGGTCATGGACTACAAAGTTGGCTAGGAGGTTAAATGTTTGTGGGCTCATGAATTGCCAATATGCCATAACAGCTAGTGGGGAAGTTTTCTTGCTTGAGGCAAATCCACGTGGATCCCGAACCGTTCCTTTTGTGTCCAAGGCAATTGGGCATCCCCTAGCTAAATATGCTTCTCTTGTCATGTCTGGGAAGTCCCTTCATGAATTGCAATTCACACAAGAGGTTATACCGAGACATGTATCTGTTAAAGAAGCGGTCCTTCCATTTGAGAAATTTCAAGGGTGTGATGTGCTTCTGGGTCCTGAAATGCATAGTACTGGAGAGGTAATGGGCATCTATTTCGAGTCTTCAATTGCTTTTGCAAAGGCACAAATAGCTGCTGGGCAAAAGCTTCCACTTTCTGGCACTTTGTTCCTGAGTTTAAATGACTTAACAAAGCTACAAATTCCCACAATTGCCCAGGCCTTTTTGGCTCTTGGGTTCAATATTATTGCAACTTCTGGAACAGCACATGTTCTTGAGTTAGAAGGGATCCCAGTGGAGCGGGTCCTTAAGATGCACGAAGGACGACCACATGCTGGTGATATGATTGCCAACGGGCAAATACAGTTGATTGTCATCACAAGTTCTAGTGATGATCTTGACCAGATCGACGGCCGGAAGTTGAGGAGAATGGCCCTTGCTTACAAGATTCCTACAATTACGACTGTTGCTGGGGCTTTGGCTACTGCTGAAGCTATTAAAAGCTTGAAATGCAACAAGATTGAGATGTCAGCACTTCAGGACTACTTTGACAGTGAGAAGAAAGCAGGAAGCTATCAAAATATGCAATCTGCATCGTCTACTGTTGTAGTTGAATAG
- the LOC113712105 gene encoding uncharacterized protein: MEFKLSQSSLPRTLVVIRSSVLVKVSRKVSNHKNFHLHAQRWRCQIRGMSSKGRHSMLKHVVKEGETLTSISKLYGVAIYEIAAANKDIVDVDLVFEGRGAGAVVLGLERLSEQPFQKV; encoded by the exons ATGGAATTTAAGTTGAGCCAATCATCGCTTCCAAGAACCTTAGTAGTAATAAGATCTTCTGTGTTAGTAAAAGTTAGCAGAAAAGTTTCTAATCACAAGAACTTTCATTTGCATGCTCAG AGATGGAGGTGTCAAATACGGGGGATGTCTTCAAAGGGTCGGCACTCAATGCTTAAACATGTGGTCAAAGA AGGTGAAACTTTGACTTCCATTTCAAAGCTATATGGGGTAGCCATTTATGAAATTGCTGCTGCTAATAAGGACATTGTTGATGTTGACCTTGTTTTTGAGGGACGCGGGGCTGGAGCGGTTGTTCTGGGGCTGGAGCGGTTGTCAGAACAACCATTCCAAAAGGTGTAA